From a single Brassica napus cultivar Da-Ae chromosome C9, Da-Ae, whole genome shotgun sequence genomic region:
- the LOC106356217 gene encoding proline-rich receptor-like protein kinase PERK4: protein MASSPESAPPPSNSSSSPSPPSPSPPPPTQEGSSPPPPDSTSPPAPQAPSPPVSSNNSPPPPASQGGGGNGGGNESPPSRGSPPSPPSRGGDNGGSRTSPSGDNGSSRSNNSPSSGGGSSTSGGGSGTSGGGGGGGINTNTAIIIGVLAGAGLLMIVLIIVCLRRRRKRKDDSFDAESMKGNQYQYYGNNNNSNNASQNYPNWHLNSQGQNQQPSGGWGGSGPSPPPPPPRMPASGDNSSLYSGPARPVLPPPPPTLALGFNKSTFTYQELAAATGGFVDSNLLGQGGFGYVHKGVLPSGKEVAVKSLKSGSGQGEREFQAEVDIISRVHHRYLVSLVGYCIADGQRMLVYEFVPNNTLEYHLHGKNLPVMDFSTRMRIALGSAKGLAYLHEDCHPRIIHRDIKSANILLDFNFDAMVADFGLAKLTSDNYTHVSTRVMGTFGYLAPEYASSGKLTEKSDVFSYGVMLLELITGKRPVDSNSTMDDTLVDWARPIMVRALEDGNFNELADVRLEGNYNPQEMARMVTCAAASIRHSGRKRPKMSQIVRALEGEVSLDVLYEGVKPGHSNIYGTSGTSSDYSQTSYNADMKKFRQIALSTQDFQSSEGEGSSNNDSKEIKSPNAPK from the exons atggCTTCTTCCCCAGAATCTGCTCCCCCACCGTCAAATTCAAGCTCTTCTCCGTCTCCACCGTctccatctcctcctcctcctactcAAGAAGGCTCATCACCTCCTCCTCCTGATTCCACCTCACCACCAGCTCCACAAGCTCCTTCTCCCCCGGTTTCCAGCAATAACTCTCCTCCTCCACCGGCATCACAGGGTGGTGGAGGAAATGGCGGCGGCAATGAGTCTCCACCGTCACGTGGCTCCCCTCCTTCTCCTCCATCTAGGGGTGGAGATAATGGTGGTAGTAGAACGTCACCATCTGGAGATAATGGTAGCTCTCGCTCGAATAATTCTCCCTCTAGTGGAGGTGGCAGCAGTACTAGTGGTGGAGGTAGCGGCACTAGCGGTGGAGGAGGGGGAGGAGGTATTAATACGAATACGGCGATCATTATAGGTGTATTAGCTGGAGCTGGACTATTGATGATCGTGCTTATTATTGTGTGTCTTAGACGCAGAAGGAAGAGAAAAGATGATTCCTTCGACGCTGAATCCATGAAAG GAAATCAATATCAATACTatggaaacaacaacaacagcaacaatGCTTCACAGAATTATCCAAATTGGCACCTAAATTCACAAGGCCAAAACCAACAACCTTCTGGTGGTTGGGGAGGCAGTGGACCATCaccgcctcctcctcctccacggATGCCTGCAAGCGGAGATAATTCTTCCTTGTACTCAGGACCAGCACGCCCGGTTTTACCTCCTCCTCCACCTACTCTAGCCCTCGGATTCAACAAAAGCACTTTTACTTACCAAGAGCTCGCGGCTGCAACAGGAGGCTTTGTGGATTCTAACCTTTTGGGACAGGGAGGATTTGGGTATGTGCATAAAGGTGTGTTGCCTAGTGGGAAAGAAGTCGCGGTTAAGAGTTTGAAATCGGGTAGCGGACAAGGAGAAAGAGAGTTTCAAGCTGAGGTTGATATCATTAGCCGTGTGCATCATCGATATCTTGTTTCTTTGGTTGGATATTGTATTGCTGATGGGCAGAGAATGTTGGTTTATGAATTTGTTCCTAACAATACTTTGGAATATCATCTTCATG GGAAGAATCTTCCAGTAATGGATTTCTCCACCAGGATGCGTATCGCATTAGGTTCTGCGAAAGGACTCGCTTATCTTCATGAAGACT GCCATCCTCGGATCATTCACCGTGACATCAAGTCTGCAAACATTCTCTTGGACTTCAACTTTGATGCAATG GTGGCTGATTTTGGATTGGCCAAGTTAACTTCTGATAACTACACTCATGTATCTACTCGTGTGATGGGAACTTTCGG ATATCTAGCTCCAGAATATGCATCGAGCGGTAAATTAACTGAGAAGTCCGATGTTTTCTCGTACGGTGTCATGTTGTTAGAACTAATCACTGGGAAAAGACCGGTCGATAGTAACAGTACCATGGACGACACCTTAGTAGACTgg GCTCGTCCTATCATGGTTCGCGCGCTAGAAGATGGAAACTTTAATGAGCTCGCAGATGTAAGGCTTGAAGGCAACTACAACCCGCAAGAAATGGCTCGAATGGTGACTTGTGCTGCTGCTAGCATTCGCCATTCTGGACGTAAACGCCCAAAGATGAGCCAG attGTAAGAGCGTTAGAAGGAGAAGTGTCACTAGATGTTTTATATGAAGGTGTGAAGCCGGGACATAGTAACATTTACGGGACATCAGGAACAAGCTCAGATTATAGCCAGACATCTTACAATGCAGATATGAAGAAATTCAGACAGATAGCTTTGTCGACCCAAGACTTCCAAAGCAGTGAAGGTGAAGGATCATCTAACAATGATTCTAAAGAGATTAAAAGTCCTAATGCTCCTAAATGA
- the LOC106356218 gene encoding GATA transcription factor 20: protein MMGYQTNANFSMLYDQDHPHNYDYDDLSSSTSVDCTLSLGTPSTRLDKHRRFSSANSNNISGDFFFHGGSAKTTSYKKSGSEHNLPRRCASCDTSSTPLWRNGPKGPKSLCNACGIRFKKEEKRAAARNSITSGGGSSVAEVPAENPYNGGGNYYTHHHHASSSPSWAHQNTQRVQYFSPAPEMEYPFVDDVTAASFMSWN from the exons ATGATGGGATACCAAACAAACGCTAATTTCTCCATGTTGTACGACCAAGACCACCCTCATAATTATGATTATGATGACCTCTCTTCATCAACTTCTGTTGATTGCACTCTCTCCCTTGGAACACCATCTACTCGTCTCGACAAACACCGTAGATTTTCTTCTGCCAATTCTAACAACATCTCCGGCGACTTCTTCTTTCACGGAGGAAGCGCAAAAACGACGTCTTACAAAAAGAGCGGTAGTGAGCACAACCTGCCTCGCCGTTGTGCTAGCTGCGACACTTCTTCTACTCCTCTATGGAGAAACGGACCAAAAGGGCCTAAg TCGTTATGCAATGCGTGTGGAATCAGATTCAAGAAGGAAGAGAAGCGTGCAGCTGCCAGAAACTCAATAACGTCCGGTGGTGGTTCATCAGTGGCAGAAGTTCCGGCAGAGAACCCGTACAACGGAGGTGGAAACTATTACACTCATCATCACCATGCTTCCTCGTCACCGTCGTGGGCTCATCAGAACACACAAAGAGTTCAGTATTTCTCGCCGGCACCGGAGATGGAATATCCGTTCGTTGATGACGTCACGGCTGCCTCGTTTATGTCTTGGAATTAA
- the LOC106357804 gene encoding cytochrome P450 71B2-like, translating to MAILLSLFLVLLLTLVSSIFLKKLQNSKLNLPPSPSSLPLIGNLHHVAGLPHRCFHKLSIKYGPVMLLRLGFVPVVVISSSEAAEAVLRTHDLECCSRPKTFGTRKLSYGFKDISFSPYGAYWREMRKIAVIELFSLKKVQSFRYIREEEVDFVVKNLTESCLKQSSVDLSKTFFSLTASIIGRVALGQNFHESGFIIDQERIKTLVTDAVEALGTFTFSDIFQGGVGRFVDLLFQRHKKINKIFKELDAFYQHVIDDHLKPEGRKNLDIVSLMLDMIDKPENADSFKLNMDNLKAILMNVFLGGIDTSSIIMIWAMTELVRNPRVMKKAQENIRTILGAKRERITEDDLYKVDYLKLIIKETFRLHPPVPFIVPRETMSHIKIKGYDIPPRTQIQINVWTIGRDPKRWTDPEDFIPERFTNSSVDFRGQHFDLLPFGSGRRMCPAMSMAVATVELGLMNLLYFFDWGLPNGMEIGEIDMEEFGNLTIIKKLPLQLVPLRRY from the exons atggcgatcttgctctctttgtttttggttttgcttcttactcttgtATCATCAATCTTTCTTAAGAAGTTACAAAACTCAAAACTCAATCTTCCTCCTAGCCCCTCAAGTCTTCCTCTCATTGGAAACTTGCATCATGTTGCAGGGTTGCCTCACAGATGTTTTCATAAGCTATCAATCAAATATGGACCGGTGATGCTTCTTCGACTTGGCTTTGTTCCGGTGGTTGTGATCTCATCCAGTGAAGCAGCTGAAGCGGTTCTAAGAACTCATGACTTGGAATGTTGCAGCCGACCAAAGACGTTCGGGACAAGAAAACTCTCTTACGGCTTTAAAGACATCTCCTTTTCTCCATACGGTGCTTATTGGCGGGAAATGCGAAAAATCGCGGTTATTGAGCTTTTTAGCCTTAAGAAGGTTCAATCTTTTAGGTACATTAGAGAGGAAGAGGTCGACTTCGTGGTAAAGAATCTGACGGAATCTTGCTTGAAACAATCTTCCGTGGATTTAAGCAAAACCTTCTTCTCCCTCACCGCAAGCATCATCGGTAGAGTAGCTTTAGGACAGAACTTCCACGAGAGCGGCTTCATTATTGATCAAGAAAGGATCAAAACGCTTGTTACGGACGCAGTGGAAGCTCTAGGGACTTTCACTTTCTCTGACATCTTCCAGGGCGGAGTCGGAAGATTCGTAGACTTGCTGTTTCAACGACACAAGAAGATCAACAAAATCTTTAAAGAGCTTGATGCTTTTTATCAGCATGTGATTGATGATCACTTGAAGCCAGAAGGAAGGAAAAATCTGGATATCGTTTCCTTGATGTTGGATATGATCGATAAACCCGAAAATGCAGATTCTTTCAAACTCAATATGGATAATCTCAAGGCAATCCTCATG AATGTGTTTCTTGGCGGGATAGATACAAGCTCTATAATAATGATTTGGGCGATGACAGAACTTGTTAGAAACCCTAGAGTGATGAAGAAAGCTCAGGAAAATATTCGAACCATCCTTGGGGCCAAAAGGGAAAGAATAACTGAAGATGATCTATACAAAGTTGATTACTTAAAGCTCATAATCAAGGAAACATTCAGATTGCATCCACCAGTTCCATTTATCGTCCCAAGGGAAACAATGTCTCACATCAAGATCAAAGGCTACGATATTCCCCCGAGAACGCAAATCCAAATTAATGTATGGACAATCGGACGTGACCCCAAGCGTTGGACCGACCCTGAAGATTTCATCCCTGAACGGTTTACTAATAGTTCTGTAGATTTCAGAGGACAACATTTTGACCTATTACCTTTTGGTTCTGGTCGAAGGATGTGTCCCGCGATGTCAATGGCGGTTGCTACtgtggaactaggtttgatgaaTTTGCTTTACTTCTTCGACTGGGGATTGCCAAATGGGATGGAAATTGGAGAAATTGACATGGAAGAATTTGGCAATCTCACCATTATCAAGAAACTACCTCTTCAACTTGTACCCCTCCGACGTTACTGA
- the LOC106356219 gene encoding non-specific lipid-transfer protein 8, with amino-acid sequence MSILKSLVTISVLGIFLTPRYSESAISCSVVLNDLQPCVSYLTSGSGKPPQTCCDGVRRLDAATTTSADKKAACQCIKSVANSVTVKPELAKALASNCNASMPVDASSTVDCNTVG; translated from the exons ATGAGCATATTGAAAAGTTTAGTGACCATCTCCGTTCTCGGAATATTTTTAACACCTCGTTATTCGGAATCTGCGATATCTTGCAGTGTTGTTCTAAACGATTTGCAGCCATGTGTTAGCTACTTGACTAGCGGAAGTGGAAAACCTCCGCAGACTTGCTGCGACGGAGTTAGGAGGTTAGATGCAGCGACCACTACATCCGCTGATAAAAAGGCGGCTTGTCAATGCATCAAGTCAGTGGCTAACAGTGTCACCGTGAAGCCTGAATTGGCTAAAGCCCTCGCTAGCAATTGTAACGCGAGCATGCCTGTTGATGCATCTTCTACGGTCGACTGCAATAC GGTTGGTTGA
- the LOC125592880 gene encoding uncharacterized protein LOC125592880 codes for MLRWRTLLSLKSSFSSPSAATKTILAPFHSTSVLSEKSRKHFGSDRGSKGGGGTTSESSKNSSVRFTCTVKEKGRRTCAKKTVDKLLFHSGLNDPLQNEWNIGPNPLIRDRHMKKKSPPGRGKKPRDKKTKRWHREGNTDDDFEADATNKFEKKWREAWTGQSQKSSYSRDSASSGFQWREGWSWTTQSQRSKTWNNNESCDEPLMVGSQSDRNALGLPLTGPLKLEDVKKAYRSSAKKWHPDTNQGPSKAEAQEKFKLCVEAYNSLCSALS; via the exons ATGCTAAGATGGAGAACCCTCCTCTCGCTGAAAAGCTCATTTTCATCACCTTCGGCGGCTACGAAAACCATTCTCGCTCCATTTCATTCGACCAGTGTCCTGTCTGAGAAATCGAGGAAACACTTCGGTTCC GATAGAGGTTCCAAGGGTGGTGGTGGCACAACTTCTGAATCTTCAAAG AACTCGTCTGTAAGGTTCACATGTACCGTTAAGGAGAAGGGGCGTCGCACTTGTGCTAAAAAGACTGTAGACAAGCTTCTCTTCCACAGTGGACTTAACGATCCCCTTCAG AATGAGTGGAACATTGGTCCAAATCCGCTTATCCGAGATAGGCATATGAAGAAAAAGTCTCCACCTGGCCGGGGAAAGAAGCCTCGTGACAAGAAAACTAAAC GGTGGCACAGAGAAGGAAACACCGACGACGATTTTGAAGCTGATGCTACTAATAAATTTGAGAAGAAATGGAGAGAAGCATGGACGGGCCAATCTCAGAAGTCCTCGTATTCGAGGGACTCGGCGTCATCGGGGTTTCAATGGAGAGAAGGATGGAGCTGGACAACTCAGTCTCAAAGGAGCAAAACCTGGAACAACAATGAGTCTTGCGATGAGCCTTTGATGGTTGGGTCTCAGTCTGATAGGAATGCTCTTGGTCTACCTCTTACTGGTCCCCTCAAACTAGAAGATGTTAAGAAAGC CTACCGTTCATCAGCTAAGAAATGGCATCCGGATACGAACCAGGGGCCTTCTAAG GCAGAGGCTCAAGAGAAGTTTAAGCTCTGTGTTGAGGCGTACAACTCTCTCTGTTCTGCACTCTCTTGA